The following are from one region of the Lepeophtheirus salmonis chromosome 8, UVic_Lsal_1.4, whole genome shotgun sequence genome:
- the LOC121122535 gene encoding uncharacterized protein: MFTKMFHRMATTSLLLLLLSSFSVSKVEGTTSDEMMTENEENKLFTGIQPTYETLNPDSTSNNNVNTVNRMKPQHGYTPMQSGYNKPTWRYPTYTRPMYNNWGQGMGNYPSYSQQQPLVYNMPAWQQPGNSWQMPSTNSWQSSGGSSWQPAYPSAMESNNVQSQYGDEDNLSATTYTDYDNGFYPGTPNWRKSYTPVSNGCFNRCRPSCGYNNYMYGCRPSCRSSCKIRPTCGSSNPSYYGNTMVCSKNNGFYGQGSYGGYRGGAVREMNNENFRTSVDSINKSD, translated from the exons ATGTTCACCAAAATGTTTCACAGAATGGCTACAACAAGTTTACTTCTGCTCCTATTAAGTTCCTTTAGCGTATCAAAAGTCGAAG gTACAACCTCTGATGAGATGATGACAGaaaatgaggaaaataaattgttcacTGGAATTCAGCCTACGTATGAAACCCTCAATCCTGACAGCACTAGTAACAACAATGTCAACACTGTGAACAGAATGAAACCACAACATGGCTATACTCCAATGCAATCAGGCTACAACAAGCCCACTTGGAGATATCCCACCTATACACGACCCATGTATAACAATTGGGGACAAGGAATGGGCAACTATCCTAGTTACAGTCAACAACAGCCGCTTGTATACAATATGCCCGCATGGCAACAACCTGGTAATTCTTGGCAAATGCCTTCTACCAACTCTTGGCAATCCTCAGGAGGCTCCTCTTGGCAACCTGCTTACCCAAGTGCAATGGAAAGTAATAATGTGCAGTCGCAATATGGGGATGAAGACAATCTATCTGCTACGACTTACACTGATTATGATAACGGATTTTATCCTGGAACCCCTAATTGGAGAAAATCTTACACTCCTGTTTCCAATGGCTGCTTTAACCGTTGTAGACCCAGCTGTGGATACAATAACTATATGTACGGATGCCGTCCTTCATGTCGTTCATCTTGTAAAATCCGACCTACCTGTGGATCCTCCAATCCCTCTTACTACGGCAATACTATGGTCTGctcaaaaaataatggattctATGGCCAAGGAAGTTACGGAGGGTATCGCGGAGGAGCAGTTCGGgaaatgaataatgaaaatttcCGAACATCCGTCGATAGTATAAACAAGTCTGATTAA
- the LOC121122536 gene encoding insulin-like growth factor-binding protein-related protein 1 has product MWIRNVVIFVFFISFTHGEEHCEACNNEDCPPPNGCVAGLIDDRCGCCKICARSEGELCDLEAKFKYGQCGENLDCVKRKDGSNHEAICLCQVKDMVCGSDGKTYSTICSLNEETIRRGEPDKYNPQLTIEHWGPCKEGPVIITPPKDVTGPLGANLTLSCEVRGFPAPVISWKFVSVEEKTISLPSDDQGVSIQMRGGPEPLMVTGYAQIASLDPSYTGVYHCIASNSEGQAYNFAQVGVYKNEF; this is encoded by the exons ATGTGGATCAGAAACGTCGTTATCTTcgtttttttcatatcttttacACATGGAGAGGAGCATTGTGAGGCTTGCAACAACGAGGATTGTCCACCTCCAAACGGATGTGTTGCAG gtttgATTGATGATCGATGTGGATGTTGTAAAATTTGCGCACGATCAGAGGGAGAGCTTTGTGACTTGGaagctaaatttaaatatggtcAATGCGGTGAAAATTTGGATTGTGTGAAACGAAAGGATGGAAGTAATCATGAA gcCATATGCCTTTGTCAAGTTAAGGACATGGTTTGTGGCTCGGACGGAAAAACATATTCAACCATTTGCTCCCTTAATGAAGAAACCATTCGTCGTGGAGAGCCTGACAAATATAATCCTCAACTTACAATTGAGCACTGGGGTCCATGTAAGGAAGGCCCTGTCATAATAACTCCTCCAAAGGATGTAACTGGCCCACTAGGAGCTAATTTGACTCTCTCATGTGAAGTAAGAGGGTTTCCTGCTCCAGTCATTTCATGGAAATTTGTTTCAGTCGAGGAAAAGACTATATCTTTGCCAA gtgATGACCAAGGAGTATCAATTCAAATGCGTGGAGGTCCTGAACCCCTCATGGTAACGGGCTATGCTCAAATTGCATCTCTAGATCCCAGTTACACAGGAGTGTATCATTGCATTGCTTCCAATTCTGAAGGACAAGCCTATAACTTTGCGCAAGTTGGTGTCTACAAGAATGAGTTTTAA